The DNA region CGCAATAACTAATGAATTCGCCATTTTTGACAATTACGTTTTTAAAGTTTTTTCAGGTTACAGAATAAATTCCTCTTTGAATTATAATATTTATCTAAAAAATTGCAACGCTATGAGAATTTCGTATATATGGGATGCATATAAAACAGGGGGTGATTTAGACAAATTTGAAATGGCAAGTCATAATTTACAATTCTCACTTTTATTTAACACAAAATAATAAAAAAATGAGTAACAAATATTTAATACTATTAATATTCCCATTATTATTTTCTTGTGAAAAAATAATGTTTGACAAAAATTTATCGTCTATTAGTCCACAAGAAAACTTCGATTATTTATGGACAGAATGTGATGAAAAATATTCATATTTTGAAGTTAAAAACATTGACTGGAATAATGTTTATGACAAATATTCAACATCAATTTATGATGGAATGTCGGATGATTCCCTTTTTAATGTACTAGGTGCAATGCTTAGAGAATTAAAGGATGATCACACTAACTTAATATCCGACTTTAATATTTCCTTTTTCGGTGTTTCAAATTTAGGTCCCGATAATTTTGACTGGCGAATAATTAAAGATAATTATTTATCAAAAAACTATTATGTATCAGGTCCTTTCAAACATGATTTCATTGCAAATAATCAGGTAGGATACATACGATTCTCGGCTTTTACAGGCACTGTAAATTCAACTAATCTGGACTTTATTTTTAACAAATATAAAAATACCAAGGGATTGATATTAGATTTACGTGAAAATGGTGGAGGTGCTGTATCAGATATATTTACATTACTAAGCAGATTTATAGAAGAAAAAACATTAGTAAACTACTCAAGAATAAAAACGGGACCAGCCCACAATGATTTTTCTGAAGATGAAGCTGTTTATGTTAGCCCATCGGAAAATGTAAGATACAGCAAAAAAGTTATGGTATTAACAGACAGAAGCACTTACAGTGCAGGTTCATTCTTTTCACTTGCAAGCAAAGCATTACCAAAT from Bacteroidota bacterium includes:
- a CDS encoding S41 family peptidase yields the protein MSNKYLILLIFPLLFSCEKIMFDKNLSSISPQENFDYLWTECDEKYSYFEVKNIDWNNVYDKYSTSIYDGMSDDSLFNVLGAMLRELKDDHTNLISDFNISFFGVSNLGPDNFDWRIIKDNYLSKNYYVSGPFKHDFIANNQVGYIRFSAFTGTVNSTNLDFIFNKYKNTKGLILDLRENGGGAVSDIFTLLSRFIEEKTLVNYSRIKTGPAHNDFSEDEAVYVSPSENVRYSKKVMVLTDRSTYSAGSFFSLASKALPNLVLVGDTTGGGLGLPNGGQLPNGWTYRFSITQALDLNKDNSFENGVPPDIHVLFDWNDRTKDEVIERALLEIL